Proteins encoded by one window of Cloeon dipterum chromosome 2, ieCloDipt1.1, whole genome shotgun sequence:
- the Rrp40 gene encoding exosome complex component RRP40, which produces MNGSSEGDVVVPGDVVRLTGVKGKVVLGPGLARAGEGVHATKCGVLRKGGNNIFYVDSRQKKYVPAKGECVLGVVTNARGDMFKVDIGSSDEASVSYLAFENATKKNRPLVNVGDVLFGRLLVASKDMEPELVCVDSHGKKGRLGVLPDGGFLFTCSLNLVRKLLRPECPLLEALGKQLAFELVVGLNGRVWLRTGSVRETLLVADAVLAYQHLQPHQVQHAVDQLIYQLSSS; this is translated from the exons ATGAACGGGTCGTCCGAGGGCGACGTGGTGGTGCCGGGCGACGTAGTACGGCTGACCGGCGTCAAGGGCAAGGTGGTGCTGGGCCCGGGGCTGGCCAGGGCCGGCGAGGGCGTGCACGCGACCAAGTGCGGCGTGCTGCGCAAGGGTGGCAACAACATCTTTTACGTGGACAGCCGGCAGAAGAAGTACGTGCCGGCCAAGGGCGAGTGCGTCCTCGGCGTCGTCACCAACGCCCGCGGGGACATGTTCAAG GTGGACATAGGGTCGAGCGACGAGGCGAGCGTGTCGTACCTGGCGTTCGAAAACGCGACCAAGAAGAACCGGCCGCTGGTCAACGTCGGCGACGTGCTGTTCGGGCGGCTGCTGGTGGCCAGCAAGGACATGGAGCCGGAACTGGTGTGCGTCGACTCGCACGGCAAGAAGGGCCGGCTGGGCGTGCTGCCCGACGGCGGCTTCCTCTTCACTTGCAGCCTCAATTTGGTGCGCAAGCTGCTGCGGCCCGAGTGCCCGCTGCTGGAGGCGCTCGGCAAGCAGCTCGCCTTCGAGCTGGTCGTCGGCCTCAACGGCCGCGTCTGGCTGCGCACCGGCTCCGTGCGCGAGACGCTGCTCGTGGCCGACGCCGTGCTCGCCTACCAACACCTCCAGCCGCACCAGGTGCAGCACGCCGTCGACCAGCTCATCTATCAACTCTCTtcaagctga
- the Lis-1 gene encoding lissencephaly-1 homolog translates to MKMVLSQRQREELNKAVADYLDSAGYKDALEAFKREANMSDESDRKYAGLLEKKWTSVIRLQKKVMELEAKLSEAEKEFIEGAPTRNKRSPAEWIPRPPEKFTLSGHRGTINRVIFHPVYTLAVSASEDATIKIWDFETGEFERTLKGHTSAVQDMALDPAGKLLVSCGADMSVKLWDFQTYECIKTMHGHEHNVSSVCFLPGGDFVLSSSRDKTIKMWEVSSGYCVKTFTGHREWVRMVRSSADGSMIASCSNDQTVRVWQVQSGECKVEMRDHDHVVECIAWAPDTAHSAINEAAGNDNKIGTLAGPFLASGSRDKTIKVWDVGTGLCLFNLVGHDNWVRGLAFHPGGKYLTSASDDKTLRVWDLRNKRCMKTLEAHSHFCTTLDFHRSSPCVVTGGVDQVLKVWECR, encoded by the exons ATGAAAATGGTGTTGTCCCAGCGACAGCGCGAGGAGCT GAACAAGGCGGTGGCCGACTATCTGGACAGTGCCGGCTACAAAGACGCTTTGGAGGCGTTCAAGCGCGAGGCGAACATGTCAGACGAGTCGGACCGCAAGTACGCTGGGCTGCTGGAGAAGAAATGGACCTCGGTCATTCGGCTGCAGAAGAAGGTGATGGAACTGGAGGCTAAGCTCTCTGAGGCCGAGAAGGAGTTCATCGAGGGCGCGCCCACCAg GAACAAGCGTTCGCCCGCAGAGTGGATTCCTCGGCCGCCGGAAAAGTTCACCCTCAGCGGACACCGCGGCACCATCAACAGG gtGATTTTCCACCCGGTGTACACGTTGGCCGTGTCGGCAAGCGAGGACGCGACCATCAAGATTTGGGACTTTGAGACGGGCGAATTCGAGCGCACGTTGAAGGGACACACAAGCGCCGTGCAGGACATGGCCCTCGACCCCGCCGGAAAGCTTCTCG TGTCCTGCGGCGCGGACATGTCAGTAAAGCTGTGGGACTTCCAGACGTACGAATGCATCAAGACGATGCACGGCCACGAGCACAACGTGTCCAGCGTCTGCTTCCTGCCCGGCGGAGACTTTGTCCTCTCCTCCTCCAGGGACAAGACCATCAAGATGTGGGAGGTTTCCAGCGG GTACTGCGTGAAGACGTTCACCGGGCACCGCGAGTGGGTGCGGATGGTGCGGAGCAGCGCGGACGGCTCAATGATCGCGTCGTGCTCGAACGACCAGACCGTGCGCGTGTGGCAGGTGCAGAGCGGCGAGTGCAAGGTGGAGATGCGCGACCACGACCACGTCGTCGAGTGCATCGCGTGGGCGCCCGACACCGCCCACTCGGCCATCAACGAGGCCGCCGGCAACGACAACAAGATCGGCACCCTCGCCGGACCCTTCCTCGCCTCCGGCTCCAGGGACAAGACCATAAAg gtGTGGGACGTGGGGACCGGCCTGTGTCTGTTCAACCTGGTGGGCCACGACAACTGGGTACGCGGTCTGGCCTTCCACCCTGGCGGCAAGTACCTGACCTCGGCCAGCGACGATAAGACTCTGCGAGTGTGGGACCTGCGCAACAAACGTTGCATGAAGACGCTCGAGGCGCACTCGCACTTCTGCACCACCCTTG ATTTCCACAGGAGCAGTCCGTGCGTGGTGACGGGCGGCGTGGACCAAGTTTTGAAAGTGTGGGAGTGTCGCTAG